In Candidatus Epulonipiscium viviparus, one DNA window encodes the following:
- a CDS encoding flavodoxin domain-containing protein, with protein MKTKVVYFTKSGHTETIAKAIAEELNTEASTIDDPLTEQVDILFLGASLYKMGIDKKVLAFVDSLDATKIGNVVLFSTSALSDSGYGKLKKRLEDKGISVRSEHFHCKGAFMLLNKHRPNTDDVIAAKKFASDIVQS; from the coding sequence ATGAAAACTAAAGTTGTGTATTTTACAAAATCTGGGCATACAGAAACAATAGCCAAAGCAATTGCTGAGGAGCTAAATACAGAAGCCTCTACTATAGATGATCCATTAACAGAGCAAGTCGACATATTATTTTTGGGCGCATCTTTGTATAAGATGGGGATAGACAAAAAGGTTCTTGCGTTTGTTGACAGCTTAGATGCGACCAAGATAGGAAACGTTGTATTATTCTCAACATCAGCGCTATCAGATAGTGGGTATGGCAAGTTGAAGAAGCGACTAGAAGATAAAGGTATTTCGGTGCGTAGCGAGCACTTTCATTGCAAAGGCGCGTTTATGCTATTAAATAAGCATCGCCCTAATACTGACGATGTCATTGCAGCTAAAAAGTTTGCCAGTGACATTGTACAAAGCTAA
- a CDS encoding flavodoxin family protein, which translates to MAKLIGFSGSPMPNSNTDKAVIKILEESGVEYEFIKLSKLNIAPCRACKACVKDNICKVKDDFPALAEKMKEADGYVFGVYTPYMMADAFSKSLLERMWSMRHNTALNAGKLCISVVNSCVPALADSVHDAIAMENKMEDMINVGRLTIAGKPPCIGCGSGHTCIKSNALKELNGNPDGAHLFVKLEDQKEVYEKAKELGQELGRRLR; encoded by the coding sequence ATGGCAAAACTTATAGGTTTTTCAGGAAGTCCAATGCCTAATAGCAATACCGATAAAGCTGTTATTAAAATTTTGGAAGAAAGTGGTGTTGAGTACGAATTTATTAAGCTCAGTAAACTGAATATTGCACCCTGTAGAGCTTGTAAGGCATGTGTTAAAGATAATATTTGCAAAGTGAAAGACGATTTTCCGGCACTGGCCGAAAAAATGAAAGAAGCAGATGGCTATGTCTTTGGCGTCTATACTCCTTATATGATGGCTGATGCGTTCAGCAAAAGTTTATTAGAGAGAATGTGGTCTATGCGTCACAATACTGCATTAAACGCTGGCAAATTATGTATATCAGTAGTTAATTCCTGTGTCCCTGCATTAGCAGATTCGGTGCACGACGCCATTGCGATGGAGAACAAGATGGAAGACATGATAAATGTTGGACGCCTAACTATAGCAGGAAAGCCGCCATGTATTGGATGCGGTTCGGGGCATACATGCATCAAAAGCAATGCGCTAAAGGAATTAAACGGAAACCCGGATGGTGCGCATTTGTTTGTAAAATTGGAAGATCAAAAAGAAGTCTACGAGAAGGCCAAAGAATTGGGTCAAGAGTTAGGTAGAAGATTAAGATAA